The sequence below is a genomic window from Salinispira pacifica.
TTGGTATTGGTATTGGTATTGGTATTGGTATCACAGAGCTCGAAGCTCCGGGGGGTGGCTGCAGGTATGGTTGCAGTTGTGGTTTTTTTCCAGCCGACCGGGATCATTCCGGGGGTTGGCAGCTGTCTTGCCCATAAATGTTGCAAAGTTAGTCTCGGATAACTTGTTGCCCAAAAAATGCGGCTTGGACCATCCTTATCAGGCGATCCGTTCCCGGCTGCGGCAGGCTTTTACCGGTTCTGTTGCGATGCCGATGGCTGATGCCAGATCTGCATCGATGCTGTACCTGGCGTTTTTCACATTGATGATGATATTTTCAGCAAGCCGTGAGATGACGGTAACTTTTTCCCCCGGATAACAGCCCAGGGTGAACAGAAATTCTTTCATTCCC
It includes:
- a CDS encoding FeoA family protein; this encodes MTLLNTRTDTEYTISHISAAEEGMKEFLFTLGCYPGEKVTVISRLAENIIINVKNARYSIDADLASAIGIATEPVKACRSRERIA